From one Tsukamurella tyrosinosolvens genomic stretch:
- a CDS encoding HAD family hydrolase — protein sequence MTAAVDTAASRAVDAVLFDYGGVLTEPMRHSIEAWIADEGIEPASFTATLKAWLGRDADAGSPIHRLETGELPEPEFDAAFAAALRTRTGEPVHPDGVLRRMFARIQEDPAMWDLAEDLRAAGVPVAIVSNSWGGGNLYPRERLAALFAPVIISEEVGLRKPDPAIFRLALERLGVPPERAAFIDDATPNVDGAAALGIHAIHHTDPGTTRTALRDLVPALADAPIHP from the coding sequence GTGACCGCCGCGGTCGACACCGCGGCGAGCCGTGCGGTGGACGCCGTCCTGTTCGACTACGGCGGCGTCCTCACCGAGCCGATGCGGCACAGCATCGAGGCGTGGATCGCCGACGAGGGCATCGAGCCCGCGAGCTTCACCGCCACGCTCAAGGCCTGGCTCGGCCGGGACGCCGACGCGGGCAGCCCGATCCACCGCCTGGAGACGGGCGAGCTGCCCGAGCCGGAGTTCGACGCCGCCTTCGCCGCGGCGCTGCGCACCCGCACGGGCGAGCCCGTGCACCCCGACGGGGTGCTGCGCCGCATGTTCGCCCGGATCCAGGAGGACCCCGCGATGTGGGACCTCGCCGAGGACCTGCGCGCCGCGGGCGTGCCGGTGGCGATCGTCTCCAACAGCTGGGGCGGCGGGAACCTCTATCCCCGTGAGCGTCTCGCGGCCCTCTTCGCGCCGGTGATCATCTCGGAGGAGGTGGGGCTGCGCAAGCCCGACCCCGCCATCTTCCGGCTCGCCCTCGAGCGGCTCGGTGTGCCGCCCGAGCGCGCCGCCTTCATCGACGACGCGACCCCCAACGTCGACGGCGCCGCGGCCCTGGGCATCCACGCGATCCACCACACCGACCCCGGCACCACCCGCACGGCGCTGCGCGACCTCGTTCCCGCGCTCGCCGACGCACCCATCCACCCCTGA
- a CDS encoding phosphotransferase family protein translates to MAEQHPGLDLDVLGTWLPQHVQGAGSRLEAVLIAGGKSNLTYRISDGASSWILRRPPVGKLLPSAHDMGREYRMMSALGGTAVPVPVMYAYCDDAEVLGAPFYVMSEIDGVPYRRATELEALGADRTRAISERLVDTLVDLHHVDPASVGLADFGRPEGFLGRQVQRWRKQFAAAHTRDLPKVDELFSALEARVPADAVPGIVHGDYRLDNVLVSPQDEPAAVVDWELATIGDSLTDLALMVVYGRLAKVSAGTVSDVSEAPGYLDEQQIIDRYAAGSDRDLGDFGFYIALSCFKLAGIVEGIHYRYVNGQTVGEGFAEAGEAVNPLLDAGLDALKEN, encoded by the coding sequence ATGGCGGAGCAGCACCCGGGCCTCGACCTCGACGTCCTCGGCACGTGGCTCCCGCAGCACGTGCAGGGCGCGGGCTCGCGGCTCGAGGCCGTCCTCATCGCGGGCGGCAAGTCGAACCTCACCTACCGCATCTCCGACGGTGCCTCGTCCTGGATCCTGCGCCGCCCGCCGGTCGGCAAGCTCCTGCCGTCCGCGCACGACATGGGCCGCGAGTACCGGATGATGTCGGCGCTCGGTGGCACCGCGGTGCCGGTCCCGGTGATGTACGCCTACTGCGACGATGCCGAGGTGCTCGGGGCGCCGTTCTACGTGATGAGCGAGATCGACGGCGTACCGTACCGCCGTGCGACGGAGCTGGAGGCACTCGGCGCGGACCGCACACGGGCCATCTCCGAGCGGCTCGTCGACACCCTCGTCGACCTGCACCACGTGGACCCGGCGAGCGTCGGCCTCGCCGACTTCGGTCGCCCCGAGGGCTTCCTCGGCCGGCAGGTGCAGCGCTGGCGCAAGCAGTTCGCCGCCGCGCACACCCGCGACCTGCCCAAGGTGGACGAGCTGTTCAGCGCCCTGGAGGCACGGGTGCCGGCGGACGCGGTGCCCGGTATCGTGCACGGCGACTACCGCCTCGACAACGTGCTGGTCTCGCCGCAGGACGAGCCGGCCGCCGTCGTCGACTGGGAGCTCGCGACCATCGGCGACTCGCTGACCGACCTCGCGCTCATGGTCGTCTACGGCCGCCTGGCGAAGGTCTCCGCCGGCACCGTCAGCGACGTGAGCGAGGCGCCCGGCTACCTCGACGAGCAGCAGATCATCGACCGCTACGCCGCCGGATCCGACCGGGACCTCGGCGATTTCGGCTTCTACATCGCCCTCTCCTGCTTCAAGCTCGCAGGCATCGTCGAGGGCATCCACTACCGCTACGTCAACGGCCAGACCGTCGGCGAGGGCTTCGCGGAGGCCGGGGAGGCAGTGAACCCGCTGCTCGACGCCGGCCTCGACGCACTGAAGGAGAACTGA
- a CDS encoding phosphotriesterase family protein → MGVVHTVTGDVDAADLGVTLMHEHVFVLTPDIQQNYPEDFGDEDARVDDAVAQLQKAYDAGVRTIVDPTVVGLGRYIPRIQRIAERTPVRIVAATGVYTYRDVPRYFMYRGPALTAMTGIDFPDPMVDMFVRDITEGIGDTGVKAGMLKCAIDHHGLTDGVERVMRAVAKAHNATGVPITVHTHPGSETGLLVKKVMCDEEGVDPSRIVLGHSGDSTDVEHLSVLADAGFTLGFDRFGINLETTFEARNETLIEMVRRGYTEKIVLSQDASCYIDWIDPNVKAGMLQWHYTHVFDDVFPYVLERGVTQAQIDTMLVDVPRRVLTGEA, encoded by the coding sequence ATGGGAGTCGTCCACACCGTCACCGGAGACGTCGACGCCGCCGACCTCGGCGTCACCCTCATGCACGAACACGTCTTCGTGCTCACCCCGGACATCCAGCAGAACTATCCGGAGGACTTCGGTGACGAGGACGCCCGGGTGGACGACGCCGTTGCCCAGCTGCAGAAGGCGTACGACGCCGGCGTGCGCACCATCGTCGACCCGACGGTCGTCGGGCTCGGTCGCTACATCCCGCGGATCCAGCGGATCGCCGAGCGCACGCCGGTGCGGATCGTCGCGGCGACGGGCGTCTACACCTACCGCGACGTGCCGCGCTACTTCATGTACCGCGGCCCCGCGCTGACGGCGATGACGGGGATCGATTTCCCGGATCCCATGGTGGACATGTTCGTCCGCGACATCACCGAGGGCATCGGAGACACCGGGGTCAAGGCCGGCATGCTCAAGTGCGCGATCGACCACCACGGCCTCACCGACGGCGTGGAGCGGGTGATGCGGGCAGTCGCGAAGGCGCACAACGCCACCGGCGTGCCGATCACCGTGCACACGCACCCGGGCTCGGAGACCGGCCTGCTGGTGAAGAAGGTGATGTGCGACGAGGAGGGGGTGGACCCGAGCCGGATCGTGCTGGGACACAGTGGAGACTCCACCGACGTCGAGCACCTGTCGGTCCTCGCCGACGCCGGCTTCACGCTGGGCTTCGACCGGTTCGGCATCAATCTGGAGACCACCTTCGAGGCGCGCAACGAGACGCTCATCGAGATGGTGCGCCGCGGCTACACCGAGAAGATCGTGCTCTCGCAGGACGCCTCCTGCTACATCGACTGGATCGACCCGAACGTCAAGGCGGGCATGCTCCAGTGGCACTACACGCACGTCTTCGACGACGTCTTCCCGTACGTGCTCGAACGCGGCGTCACCCAGGCGCAGATCGACACCATGCTCGTGGACGTGCCGCGTCGCGTGCTGACGGGAGAGGCGTAG
- a CDS encoding acyl-CoA dehydrogenase family protein: protein MTAPGPEELDRRVDDFLAAHPSGGSDPLEFLRARYDAGLAWVAYPEGRGGLGLSRSLQRAVDARFAAAGAPDNRSHVNGIGLGMAAPTILSFGTQAQLDRFLRPLWTGEEIWCQLFSEPGAGSDLAGLATRAVRDGDDWIVTGQKVWTSGAHNAQWAILVARTDPDQPKHKGLTYFLCDMSDPGIDVRPLRQITGEAEFNEVFLENVRIPDAHRLGAVGQGWQVANATLNNERVAIGGRAAQREDGMIGVVATTWRDRPELRTPDLHDDLVRLWVDSEVARVTALRLSQKLASGQPGPEGAAMKLSFARLNQKLSGLELELLGEDGLRYGDWTMVRPDRVDFYGRDAGYRYLRAKGNSIEGGTSEILKNIVAERVLGLPPERRVDKDLPWKDVPK, encoded by the coding sequence GTGACGGCGCCGGGCCCGGAGGAACTCGATCGGCGGGTCGACGACTTCCTCGCGGCACATCCGTCCGGCGGATCGGACCCCCTTGAGTTCCTCCGCGCCCGGTACGACGCGGGGCTCGCGTGGGTCGCCTATCCCGAGGGGCGGGGCGGACTGGGGCTCTCCCGGTCGCTGCAGCGGGCGGTCGACGCCCGCTTCGCGGCCGCCGGTGCCCCCGACAACCGCAGCCACGTCAACGGGATCGGCCTCGGGATGGCCGCGCCGACGATCCTCTCCTTCGGCACGCAGGCGCAGCTCGACCGCTTCCTCCGGCCGCTGTGGACCGGCGAGGAGATCTGGTGCCAGCTCTTCAGTGAGCCCGGCGCCGGCTCCGACCTGGCCGGCCTCGCGACCCGCGCGGTCCGCGACGGAGACGACTGGATCGTCACCGGACAGAAGGTGTGGACGTCCGGTGCGCACAACGCGCAGTGGGCGATCCTCGTCGCCCGCACCGACCCCGATCAGCCGAAGCACAAGGGCCTCACCTATTTCCTGTGCGACATGTCCGATCCCGGCATCGACGTGCGGCCGCTGCGGCAGATCACGGGCGAGGCGGAGTTCAACGAGGTCTTCCTCGAGAACGTCCGCATCCCCGACGCGCATCGCCTGGGTGCGGTGGGGCAGGGGTGGCAGGTCGCGAACGCCACGCTCAACAACGAGCGGGTCGCGATCGGCGGCCGTGCCGCGCAGCGCGAGGACGGCATGATCGGCGTCGTCGCGACGACCTGGCGCGACCGGCCCGAGCTGCGCACACCGGACCTGCACGACGACCTGGTGCGCCTGTGGGTGGACAGCGAGGTCGCCCGGGTGACCGCGCTGCGCCTCAGCCAGAAGCTCGCCTCGGGTCAGCCCGGCCCCGAGGGCGCGGCGATGAAGCTGTCCTTCGCCCGCCTCAACCAGAAGCTGTCCGGCCTCGAACTCGAGTTGCTCGGCGAGGACGGCCTGCGGTACGGCGATTGGACGATGGTGCGACCCGACCGGGTCGACTTCTACGGCCGTGACGCCGGCTACCGCTACCTGCGCGCCAAGGGCAACTCCATCGAGGGCGGCACCTCGGAGATCCTCAAGAACATCGTGGCGGAGCGCGTGCTTGGCCTCCCGCCGGAACGCCGGGTCGACAAGGACCTGCCGTGGAAGGACGTGCCCAAGTGA
- a CDS encoding acyl-CoA dehydrogenase family protein, whose product MSFTPQLLSSDIEDDLRAAVRDLLAKRVAPPDLIGAYDGVTAPGIDADLAEMGVAGLLVPEDLGGAGAGAAVAGVVAEELGAACAAGNFLTSAGIATATALAADATALASDLASGERTAAVVVPFSVDPHGPAPVVAVADGALSGTVRSVAGVLGAEVLLVLGSDGALRAVPASDARIEPVSSLDMTRQVADVTFDGARGTVLASDGAAAVRAGLLTGAALLAAEQAGTARWCVTTTVEYLKQRKQFGRVVGGFQAIKHRLAELYADAESAAAAARSATVTLAELGPEDPETVIAVAVAAAYCSDLAVRAAEEAVQLHGGIGMTWEAPVHLYLKRAKADQIGLGTPGRHRAALAGLIDLPA is encoded by the coding sequence GTGAGCTTCACGCCGCAGCTGCTCAGCAGCGACATCGAGGACGACCTCCGCGCCGCCGTACGCGATCTGCTCGCGAAGCGGGTGGCACCGCCGGACCTGATCGGCGCCTACGACGGCGTCACCGCTCCCGGTATCGACGCGGACCTCGCGGAGATGGGCGTCGCGGGCCTGCTCGTACCCGAGGATCTCGGAGGCGCCGGCGCGGGCGCCGCGGTCGCGGGCGTCGTCGCCGAGGAACTCGGCGCCGCCTGTGCGGCCGGGAATTTCCTCACCTCCGCCGGGATCGCGACCGCCACCGCGCTCGCCGCGGACGCGACGGCGTTGGCGTCCGACCTCGCGTCCGGGGAGCGGACCGCGGCCGTGGTCGTGCCGTTCTCGGTGGATCCGCACGGGCCCGCGCCCGTCGTCGCCGTCGCGGACGGCGCACTCTCCGGCACCGTCCGGTCCGTGGCGGGTGTGCTCGGCGCGGAGGTGCTGCTCGTCCTCGGCTCCGACGGCGCCCTACGGGCCGTTCCGGCGTCCGACGCCCGAATCGAGCCCGTGTCGTCGCTGGACATGACGCGGCAGGTGGCGGACGTGACCTTCGACGGGGCCCGGGGAACGGTCCTCGCGTCCGACGGCGCCGCCGCCGTCCGCGCGGGCCTGCTCACGGGCGCCGCGCTGCTCGCCGCCGAGCAGGCCGGGACGGCGCGCTGGTGCGTTACCACCACGGTCGAGTACCTGAAGCAGCGCAAGCAGTTCGGGCGCGTCGTCGGCGGATTCCAGGCCATCAAGCACCGCCTGGCCGAGCTGTACGCGGACGCGGAATCGGCTGCCGCGGCGGCGCGGTCGGCGACCGTCACGCTGGCCGAGCTGGGGCCGGAGGACCCGGAGACGGTGATCGCCGTGGCCGTGGCCGCCGCGTACTGCTCCGACCTGGCGGTGCGCGCGGCTGAGGAGGCCGTGCAGCTGCACGGCGGCATCGGCATGACCTGGGAGGCGCCGGTGCACCTGTACCTCAAGCGCGCCAAGGCGGACCAGATCGGACTCGGAACCCCGGGGCGGCACCGCGCCGCGCTCGCGGGCCTGATCGACCTCCCCGCCTGA
- a CDS encoding SDR family NAD(P)-dependent oxidoreductase, with translation MAAFDPKGKGVVVTGAGNGIGAALARELAARGARVVVADLDADGAARTVAEIAAAGGTAYAAPGDAASEDGVAALVATARRELGAIDAWYANAGVDRGRGLDTPESEWALSLDVNVMAHVRAARLLVPEWVAAGGGRFVVTASAAGLLTMLGAPAYSVTKHAAVAFAEWLSATYRHRGVVVQAICPQGVKTGMLERSGELEELLSRDSALTPEQVATLAVDALAGDEFLILPHPEVAGYYAVRATATDKWLHGMNKLQQRLETKEGDR, from the coding sequence ATGGCCGCCTTCGACCCGAAGGGCAAGGGCGTCGTCGTCACCGGCGCCGGCAACGGCATCGGCGCGGCGCTCGCCCGCGAGCTCGCCGCCCGCGGCGCCCGCGTCGTCGTCGCCGACCTCGACGCCGACGGTGCCGCGCGCACCGTCGCCGAGATCGCCGCCGCAGGCGGCACCGCGTACGCCGCGCCCGGCGACGCGGCGTCGGAGGACGGGGTCGCCGCCCTCGTCGCGACCGCGCGGCGCGAGCTCGGCGCGATCGACGCCTGGTACGCCAACGCGGGCGTCGACCGCGGCCGCGGCCTCGACACGCCCGAGTCCGAATGGGCGCTGTCGCTGGACGTCAACGTGATGGCGCACGTGCGCGCCGCCCGGCTGCTCGTCCCCGAGTGGGTCGCGGCGGGCGGCGGCCGGTTCGTGGTCACCGCCTCCGCGGCGGGCCTGCTCACCATGCTCGGCGCGCCCGCGTACTCGGTGACCAAGCACGCCGCCGTCGCGTTCGCCGAGTGGCTGTCGGCGACCTACCGCCACCGTGGCGTCGTCGTTCAGGCGATCTGCCCGCAGGGCGTGAAGACCGGCATGCTCGAGCGCTCGGGCGAGCTGGAGGAGCTGCTCAGCCGCGACTCCGCACTCACGCCCGAGCAGGTGGCGACGCTCGCCGTCGACGCGCTGGCCGGCGACGAGTTCCTGATCCTCCCGCACCCCGAGGTGGCGGGCTACTACGCCGTCCGCGCGACCGCGACCGACAAGTGGCTGCACGGCATGAACAAGCTGCAGCAGCGGCTCGAGACGAAGGAGGGCGACCGATGA
- a CDS encoding MaoC family dehydratase, whose product MRVLNGLEELQAAVGEHLGYSDWVEIDQRRIDLFAEATGDHQWIHVDPEKAKAGPFGSTIAHGYLTLSLIPMLVWQIYTVEGTKMGVNYGSNKVRFPAPVPVGSRVRAGVELVSVTPGGGGQQVVARVTIEREGGDRPACVAETVSVVVF is encoded by the coding sequence ATGCGGGTACTCAACGGACTCGAGGAACTGCAGGCGGCCGTGGGGGAGCACCTCGGCTACAGCGACTGGGTCGAGATCGATCAGCGGCGGATCGACCTGTTCGCCGAGGCCACCGGCGATCACCAGTGGATCCACGTCGATCCCGAGAAGGCGAAGGCCGGTCCGTTCGGCTCGACCATCGCCCACGGCTATTTGACCCTGTCCCTCATCCCGATGCTCGTGTGGCAGATCTACACCGTCGAGGGCACGAAGATGGGCGTCAACTACGGCAGCAACAAGGTCCGCTTCCCGGCTCCGGTGCCCGTCGGTTCCCGCGTCCGGGCCGGCGTCGAGCTGGTCTCGGTCACCCCGGGCGGCGGCGGCCAGCAGGTCGTCGCCCGCGTGACCATCGAGCGGGAGGGCGGCGACCGCCCCGCGTGCGTCGCCGAGACCGTCTCCGTGGTGGTCTTCTGA
- a CDS encoding SDR family oxidoreductase — protein MTRFAGKTAIVTGASRGIGLAIAQRLVADGAKVVITARKQEALDAAVAELGGPEVAVAVAGSGDDEAHQDQVIATAIETFGSADFFVNNTGINPVYGPLMEIDTAAARKIFEVNVLSTLSWTQKVYAAWQKEHGGAIVNVGSVAGLRPAPGIAFYGVSKAAVIHLTEELAVELGPDIRVNAVAPAVVKTRFATALYEGREEQVSAAYPLKRLGVPDDIGSVVAFLLSDDAAWMTGQTLTVDGGVLLTGGV, from the coding sequence ATGACCCGATTCGCCGGGAAGACCGCGATCGTCACGGGAGCGAGCCGCGGCATCGGCCTCGCCATCGCGCAGCGGCTGGTGGCCGACGGCGCGAAGGTCGTCATCACGGCCCGCAAGCAGGAGGCGCTCGACGCCGCCGTCGCCGAGCTGGGTGGCCCCGAGGTCGCCGTGGCCGTGGCCGGTTCGGGGGACGACGAGGCGCATCAGGACCAGGTGATCGCCACCGCGATCGAGACCTTCGGCAGCGCCGACTTCTTCGTCAACAACACCGGCATCAACCCGGTCTACGGCCCCCTCATGGAGATCGACACCGCGGCCGCGCGCAAGATCTTCGAGGTCAACGTGCTCTCCACCCTGTCCTGGACCCAGAAGGTCTACGCGGCCTGGCAGAAGGAGCACGGCGGCGCCATCGTCAACGTCGGCTCCGTCGCCGGCCTGCGCCCGGCTCCCGGCATCGCCTTCTACGGCGTCTCCAAGGCCGCCGTCATCCACCTGACCGAGGAGCTCGCCGTCGAGCTCGGCCCGGACATCCGGGTCAACGCCGTCGCGCCGGCCGTCGTCAAGACCCGCTTCGCCACCGCCCTGTACGAGGGGCGCGAGGAGCAGGTCTCGGCCGCGTACCCGCTCAAGCGCCTCGGCGTGCCCGACGACATCGGCTCGGTCGTCGCCTTCCTCCTCTCGGACGACGCCGCCTGGATGACCGGCCAGACGCTCACCGTCGACGGTGGCGTCCTGCTCACGGGCGGGGTGTAG
- a CDS encoding acyl-CoA dehydrogenase family protein, which yields MEFAYDARTTELIGQVNDFMDSHVYPAEETFHRQLAELENRWAWDSAPVLHELRAEARGRGFWNFFLPGENGAGLTNLQYAPLAEISGRSLHLAPAVFNCAAPDTGNMEVLNEFGTAAQKDQWLTPLLNGEIRSAFAMTEPDVASSDATNIGLSIVRDGDDYVINGRKWWITGAMNPNCKIFIVMGKTAPDAERHRQQSQILVPRDTPGLEVLRGMEVFGYDDHSHGGHAEMRFTDVRVPAANLIGEEGDGFAIAQARLGPGRIHHCMRSIGVAERAVELMCERVSGRTAFGKPLSEQGVIRDWIAESRVRIEQLRLLVLKTAWLMDTVGNRGAHTEIQAIKIATPQTVQWILDKAIQSHGAGGLSQDFPLAEYYAGIRTLRFADGPDEVHKNSLARAELKRVAAKKAQ from the coding sequence ATGGAATTCGCGTACGACGCCAGGACCACGGAGTTGATCGGACAGGTCAACGACTTCATGGACAGCCACGTCTACCCGGCGGAGGAGACCTTCCACCGCCAGCTCGCGGAGTTGGAGAACCGCTGGGCCTGGGACAGCGCCCCGGTCCTGCACGAGCTTCGTGCCGAGGCCCGCGGCCGCGGGTTCTGGAACTTCTTCCTCCCCGGCGAGAACGGCGCGGGACTGACCAACCTGCAGTACGCGCCGCTCGCCGAGATCTCCGGCCGCAGCCTGCACCTCGCGCCCGCGGTGTTCAACTGCGCCGCGCCGGATACGGGGAACATGGAGGTGCTCAACGAGTTCGGCACCGCCGCACAGAAGGATCAGTGGCTCACGCCGCTCCTGAACGGCGAGATCCGTTCGGCCTTCGCGATGACCGAGCCCGACGTCGCCAGCTCCGACGCCACCAACATCGGCCTGTCGATCGTCCGCGACGGCGACGACTACGTGATCAACGGCCGCAAGTGGTGGATCACCGGCGCCATGAACCCGAACTGCAAGATCTTCATCGTCATGGGCAAGACCGCGCCCGACGCCGAGCGCCACCGCCAGCAGTCGCAGATCCTCGTGCCCCGGGACACCCCGGGCCTGGAGGTGCTGCGCGGCATGGAGGTCTTCGGCTACGACGATCACAGCCACGGCGGTCACGCCGAGATGCGGTTCACCGACGTGCGCGTCCCCGCCGCCAACCTGATCGGCGAGGAGGGCGACGGCTTCGCCATCGCGCAGGCCCGCCTCGGGCCCGGCCGTATCCACCACTGCATGCGCTCGATCGGCGTGGCGGAGCGGGCCGTCGAGCTGATGTGCGAGCGGGTTTCGGGCCGCACCGCTTTCGGAAAGCCGCTGTCGGAGCAGGGCGTGATCCGCGACTGGATCGCCGAGTCTCGGGTCCGGATCGAGCAGCTGCGCCTGCTCGTGCTCAAGACCGCGTGGCTCATGGACACCGTCGGCAACCGCGGCGCCCACACCGAGATCCAGGCGATCAAGATCGCCACCCCGCAGACGGTGCAGTGGATCCTCGACAAGGCCATCCAGTCGCACGGCGCCGGCGGACTGTCCCAGGACTTCCCGCTCGCCGAGTACTACGCCGGCATCCGCACGCTGCGGTTCGCCGACGGCCCCGACGAGGTGCACAAGAACTCGCTGGCGCGGGCGGAGCTCAAGCGCGTCGCCGCCAAGAAGGCGCAGTGA
- a CDS encoding NADPH:quinone oxidoreductase family protein: MRAWQVQELGEPLAVLREVDAPTPEPGPGQLTVRTLATAANFPDVLMCRGLYQVKPDLPFTPGVELCGEVVALGEGVEGFTVGQRVLGGSALPHGGFAEYAVLNAAQAFPAPASLDDAQASSLFIGYQTGWFGLHRRAHLQAGETLLVHAAAGGVGSAAIQLGKAAGATVIGVVGGPEKAEVARALGADVVVDRRTEDFVQVVKAETGGRGADVIYDPVGGDTYQRSTKCIAFEGRILVVGFAGGTIQEAALNHALIKNYSIVGLHWGLYNAHDPAAVQQCHAELTALADQGLVNPLVSERLPFDAVPDGLQRLGDGTTVGRVVYQAAP, from the coding sequence ATGAGGGCCTGGCAGGTACAGGAACTGGGGGAGCCGCTCGCGGTGCTCCGCGAGGTCGACGCCCCGACGCCCGAGCCGGGGCCCGGGCAGCTCACCGTCCGCACGCTCGCGACCGCGGCGAACTTCCCCGACGTGCTCATGTGCCGCGGCCTCTACCAGGTCAAGCCCGATCTGCCGTTCACGCCCGGCGTCGAGCTGTGCGGCGAGGTCGTCGCCCTCGGCGAGGGCGTCGAGGGCTTCACGGTGGGGCAGCGCGTCCTCGGCGGCTCCGCGCTCCCGCACGGCGGCTTCGCCGAGTACGCGGTCCTCAATGCGGCGCAGGCCTTCCCGGCGCCGGCGTCGCTCGACGACGCGCAAGCCTCGTCGCTGTTCATCGGCTACCAGACCGGCTGGTTCGGGCTGCACCGTCGCGCGCACCTGCAGGCGGGCGAGACGCTGCTGGTGCACGCCGCCGCGGGCGGAGTGGGCAGCGCCGCGATCCAGCTCGGGAAGGCCGCGGGCGCCACGGTCATCGGTGTCGTCGGCGGGCCCGAGAAGGCGGAGGTCGCCCGCGCGCTGGGCGCCGACGTCGTGGTCGACCGCCGCACCGAGGACTTCGTCCAGGTGGTCAAGGCCGAGACCGGCGGCCGCGGCGCCGACGTGATCTACGACCCCGTCGGTGGCGACACCTACCAGCGGTCCACCAAGTGCATCGCGTTCGAGGGCCGGATCCTCGTCGTCGGCTTCGCCGGCGGCACCATCCAGGAGGCCGCCCTCAACCACGCGCTGATCAAGAACTACTCGATCGTCGGGCTGCACTGGGGTCTGTACAACGCCCACGACCCGGCCGCGGTGCAGCAGTGCCACGCGGAGCTCACGGCGCTGGCCGACCAGGGCCTGGTGAACCCGCTGGTCAGCGAGCGCCTGCCGTTCGACGCGGTGCCGGACGGCTTGCAGCGCCTCGGCGACGGCACGACGGTGGGCCGCGTGGTCTACCAGGCGGCCCCGTGA
- the fabG gene encoding 3-oxoacyl-ACP reductase FabG, with protein sequence MTQRIAIVTGAARGIGAEVARRLASDGHAVAVLDLDEAACAAVAEQITAAGGRAIGVGVDVADEEKVAAAVTRVADELGAPTILINNAGILRDNLLFKMSVSDWDQVMAVHLRGAFLMSREVQKYQTKEGWGRIVNLSSTSALGNRGQANYSAAKAGMQGFTKTLAIELGKFGVTANAIAPGFIATDMTAATAERIGVPFEDFKAFSAKEIPVQRVGEPADIAHAASFFASEGAGFVSGQVLYVAGGPKD encoded by the coding sequence ATGACCCAGCGCATCGCCATCGTGACCGGAGCCGCCCGTGGCATCGGCGCCGAGGTGGCCCGCCGCCTCGCCTCCGACGGGCACGCCGTCGCCGTCCTCGACCTCGACGAGGCCGCCTGCGCGGCGGTCGCCGAGCAGATCACCGCCGCCGGCGGCCGCGCGATCGGCGTGGGCGTGGACGTCGCCGACGAGGAGAAGGTCGCGGCCGCGGTCACCCGCGTGGCCGACGAGCTCGGCGCCCCCACGATCCTGATCAACAACGCCGGCATCCTCCGGGACAACCTGCTGTTCAAGATGTCCGTCTCCGACTGGGACCAGGTCATGGCGGTGCACCTGCGCGGCGCCTTCCTCATGTCCCGCGAGGTGCAGAAGTACCAGACCAAGGAGGGCTGGGGCCGCATCGTCAACCTGTCCTCGACCTCGGCGCTGGGCAACCGCGGCCAGGCGAACTACTCCGCCGCGAAGGCCGGCATGCAGGGCTTCACCAAGACCCTCGCCATCGAACTCGGCAAGTTCGGCGTGACCGCGAACGCGATCGCCCCCGGCTTCATCGCCACCGACATGACCGCCGCCACCGCCGAGCGCATCGGTGTGCCCTTCGAGGACTTCAAGGCCTTCTCCGCCAAGGAGATCCCCGTGCAGCGCGTCGGCGAGCCCGCGGACATCGCGCACGCCGCCAGTTTCTTCGCCAGCGAGGGCGCGGGCTTCGTCTCGGGCCAGGTGCTGTACGTGGCCGGCGGGCCCAAGGACTAG